The genomic DNA TCCAGAATAAGTCATTCCTTCCGGCTCTTCCATTAACCAAAGCGGTGCATCAAGATCAAAATAATGAATATTAGGATGCGCTGCCGCTAAATGCGCAACAGCACTAACGGAAAGTGAAGATTCCATCATGCTTCCCACCATACACTTCACACCAGCTGTTTCTGCGATATCTGCAATACGCCATGCTTCACGTATGCCACCACATTTCATTAATTTAATATTAATTAAGTCTGCATATCTTCCTTGAACGAGCTTTAATGCATCACTTGCTGAAAATATACTTTCATCGGCCATAATTGGCGTTTGCACACGATCTTTGACGTACTTTAACCCATCCCAATCTTTCGCGTGTACTGGTTGTTCAATAAATTCTATATTTAAATTACGATTTTCCATCCCTTGAATGATAGAGACCGCTTCTTTTGGACTCCAACCTTGATTCGCATCTAAACGTAATGTCGTATTTCTTGGTACCACATTTCGAATTGCCTCAATACGTTCCAAATCTAAATGCGCCTCTTTACCCACTTTAATCTTTAATGTTTGAAATCCTTTTTCTATATGTTTCTTCGCTTCTTTTGCCATTAATACAGGCTCATCCACACTCACTGTAATATCCGTATAAATTTCTTTCTTCCCGCCTAACAATGCATATAACGGCACCTTTTGATATTGGCAATATACATCATATAAAGCGATATCTACCGCTGCTTTCGCACTTGAATTTCTAATACAACTCATTTGAATGCGCTGTAGTAACTGCTGAAACTGAATGATATCTTGACCAATTAAACATGAACGCATCGGTCCTAAAATCGCTTCTTCTATTCCACTGGTGAAATCACCCGTAATAACTGGCGTTGCGGCTGCAGCTCCCTTACCAATCACTCCTTCATCTGTATGAATATAAACATCTATACTTTCAATTTCTGTTACAGTACGAAGCGCGGTTTTAAACGGTGTATGAAGTTTTACACGTCTACGATTTACTTTTACATCTGTAATTTTCATTTTGTTCATCCTTTCGTTCTCCAATGAAGTGAAATTTTAATCCACCGGAGATTTATACCCACAGATTATTAAGTAAACCTATCGGGCATTTACTCTCCTATCTCTCTACTTTGTTTCCGTTTACTTTTGATGTAGGATGATAATGTGAAATAAAAAAATCCAGCCATAAGAATGATTCTTACGGCTGGATTTTGTCTATGATTGAGTAGACAAAGCAGCAATCTGATTATATTTTTTCTGTGCATCTTTTAGCGCTACAAGTAACGCTTTTTGAGAAGAGCCGAAATATCGGTTCTTTACTTCCATTACTAACGCCGGGTCATTTATATTTTTATGTAGAAATAAATATTTAACAAATTGAGATGTTAATGCAATTGTCGCTGAGCAGTCTACATCTACAATTTCCCCTGTATCCTTAACAAGTACAAATGCTACGAAATAGCTTTTAAACTTTTCAGTAATGGGATTATTTTGAGGTGCTTTCGCATCCCCTACGATATAAATTGTATTTGAAGCGTACAACAGCTATCTTCCTTTCGTATACGAGGATAACGGGTTTCTTAATAGTCGTATGAGCGAGGAACTCAACGTTGATTAAAAAATGTATCCGCTTCCCTTGTATTATAATATAATTGACAGAATTTTAACAACATTTATTTTAGTGCATATTCCATATCTATGAAAATAGCTTAAACTCTTCATTTTTACAATATGTGATTATTCCTTGTACCATTACATTCATACATAAAAAAAACAGTTAGCGACGGCTAACTATTTTTTTCATTACTTGGGCATCACAAATATAGTTTCATTTGACTTAGAAAATTGATACTCTTTTCTCGCAAACTTCAAAATTTCTTCCTCATCGTCTGTTAAATTTTCTATGTTAGTCTTTAAAGAATCTTTATCTTTCTTTAAAGATACTAATTGTTCCTTTTGATCCGTAATCGTACCTTTCTTCTTATCAATTACTTCTTGTTGTTTCGTTAAAATATATTGAACGTACAGAGTAGTTGCTGCAATAAAAAGGACCATTAAAATAAGTCGCCTTAACTTCTTTTTATTTATCCTACGCTTGTCACTAGGTTGTGATAACTGCTCTGGTATATTAGGAACATTTACTCGTTTGAGTTTCCTCATTCAAATCCCCCTAACCCATATTTTTCACTACCATCGGCACGTTTTCTTACTAAACTAAATTCTATTCTTATAAAATAAACTCCTTCACAAAAATATCCCATAAATTAACCAATTAAAGATAGCATTCGACGACATTTCCATATTTACACCGATTTTTTTTATACATGCTGCTATAAAATAGTAGTTTCTGTAATTCTTTTTCTACTATTGTAGAAGAGTTTTTTCACACACAAAATTCCTTCCCTACATATCCATGTTATAACATGCTTACAAGGAGGGGAAATATGCATTACCGCACATTAGGTAACACTGGAATAACTGTTTCTGAAATAGGTTTTGGGGCATGGGCAATCGGTGGTGATGAATGGGGACCTGTTAACGATAAACAATTTATAACTGCTATAAAAAAAGCCATTGAGTGTGGTGTGAATTTTATTGATACTGCGGATGTGTATGGTTTAGGACATAGTGAAAAGTTGGTGGCTACCGCGATTAAAGGACATCGTAATGATATTATACTATCAACGAAAGGTGGTTTAATCGGACATCACTACGACACTAATGGCGTTCCTGTATATGATACTCCTGAAAAAATCATCGCCGTATTTGAAACAAGTTTACAACGTCTTCAAACAGATTATATTGATCTTTATTTTTGTCATATTTGGTGGCATAATCGTAGAGAAACAGAAGCATTTCTACGTGCATTTGACATATTAAAACGTGATGGCAAAGTAAGAGCAGTCGGTGTTTCGACTCATGATTTACAATACATTCATCATTTCAATAACAACAACGAAATTGATATCGTACAACTTGATTACAATATATTAAATCGAAAACCAGAAAAAGATATATTACCATTCTTACAAGAGAAAAATCTAGGGGCTGTTATTCGTGGTCCATTAAAAATGGGCATTTTAACTGGAAAATTTACAAATAAAACAATTTTTCCAGATGGAGATTTACGCAAAGATTGGCCAAATGAAACTTGGTTTCAAGAAGACTTACAAACCGTAGAGAAACTTCGGTTGCTCTCAAAAAAAAATCAGACCCTAGGGCAACTTGCACTTCGCTATGTACTCTCTCATCCGGCAGTAAGTGTTGTAATTCCTGGTGCGAAGTCAGGAACGCAAGCACAAGAAAATGCAAATGCATCTGTTCGCCCTATTTTGAGTGATGAAGAGCTTAACTATATTCATTCAATATAAAAAGCCCAATCCGGGCTTTTTAATTTGGCAAACTAATATCATACTCCATTCGCTTCGCTGTGTCCTCCGCAACATGCACACCTAACAAGTTTTTCACAATATGAAATGCCATATTAATTCCAGCTGAAATTCCGGCAGATGTTATAATATGTCCTTCATCTACAAACTTTACATTTTCTATAACTTCAACATTTTGAAACTCATTTTTAAACTTTTCAATACTAGCCCAATGTGTTGTTGCTTTTAACCCTTCCAGTAAACCTGCTTTCGCCAGTAATAACGCTCCTGTACAAACTGAAGTCATCAGCTTTACTTCTTTCATTTGTTGGCGAATCCATTTTATTACTATTTCATTTTTTATTTCATATTTTCTAGCACCTAGCCCACCCGGAATTATTAAAATATCCACTGGTGGTAAATTTTCAATACTATAATCTGGCTGTACCTTCAATCCATTCCTTGCTGTAATCATTTCTCCATTCTCGCTAACTGTATAAACAGTAAATGGTTTTTCTTCATTCACCTCAGTTACAGAAAAAACTTCAAATGGTCCTGCAAAATCTAACACTTCTACTTCATTAAATAAAAATATACCAACACTCCATTTATTCATCATAAGTTCACTTCCTGTTTCAAATGATGTAAAAGGTGATCATATCCTTTTTCTAATGCAATATCATACGCTGTTTTCCCATCATTTTTCTTTATCATCTTATTAGCTCCATTTTTAAGGAGTAGCATAATTATTTCTTCATTTCCTAATAATGCCGCTTCGTGAAGTCCTGTCCAGCCACCACTTTGCATAATATTTACATTTGATCCTTTTTCAATTAAGAAAGCAACAAGTTCACTTTGCTTGTTCGCGATTGCTGCTTGCAAAGGCGTATTTTCATTTTCGTTTTTCGCTCTACTATGTATATCTGCACCGCTTTCTAAAAGAAAACTCGCTATTTCTTTTTGTCCAAAATAAGCTGCTAAATGAAGTGGTGTCCAGCCATCTTCACTACATTCGTTAACAATACTTGGACTCGCCTTTATAAACTTCACTACTTTTCCCTTATGACCACTTATAACAGCTTGTGCTATTGATTGTAAATGCTCCATAATAATCTCCCATCCTTCAAACTATTTAAGCATCTCCTTCTACATGTTCTATTAATTATTACATTTTCCTTTTAAAACCTTAAGTTTACATAATAATATTATATATCCCTTTTTGTGCTTAATGCTGAATAGCAATAATGTTAAAAATACTGCCTTTAAACAATGAAGACCATGATTTCATTAGAGTTACTGAAAAAGCAAGCAAAAAACTATACACATAGTTTTCATCATATTTGTTCAGTTGCATGAAATAAAACAGGTAATGTTTATTCTGCTATTCATGCTTTCAACATATCAAATAATATTATTCCAATAAAAAAACAATCCATTTTAAAAATGGATTGTTTTTTTATTTCTGTTTTATGCGGTTTATTTTTTTGTATTTTCAATGAAGAAATAATTACGTTTACAAAAATGAAACGCCACTATCTTCGTCCCTCTTATATTGAGTTTTTCGTTTGAAAACAAAAAACTTTTTTCACCTTACGTTTGAAAAAAACATATGTAAAATTCTCTAAAACAGCTGCCTTATCATACTAATCTATAGCAATTCTGTCTTCTTCCCTTACCTGTTTCCTTTAACACATACGATTTTAAAACAAGCGCCGTTAATGAATCTGTTAATGTTTTATATGATAAATTTGATAATGCCAATAGATCGTTCGTATATAACATTCTATGCTTCTCTAATAATAATAGCACTAATCGTTCAGACGGTTTTAATGCCTCATCACTTTCTAGTATAAAGTCTATATTTTTCATTTCTCTAATTATTACTCCTTATATAAAAAAATACTTTAGGTGCTAATTTAATATAAAAATAATACACAACAAAATTTGAAATATATTAAAATAACATTACTTTAGGACACTATTATACTATAACATATAAAAAGCATTTGCCGAAATAGGAAATGCTTTTTATATTGCTTATATAATTCTTCAAAAACCACATTTAAAAACGGTTAGTCATTCTCTAAATATGAATGACTAACCGTTTTCCAGCTTCTTCTCAATTAACATGTTTTACCTTAAATATTTATTGCAATATGCGGCTTACTGTAATGACTTGTTCCACCGCCACCTACTACTACTTTACCGCCTTTTTCAAAAATTAATAATTTACTTGAACCATCTGCAAGAAGCACTATTACTTCAGCATTATTACTTGTTGCTACATAAATTACATAACCACTCTTTGATATACAAGTTTCCCAATTCGCATCAAATTCTGATCTTACTACACGATTTGAATACACTTGATTTTCAATTCTATCTTGTTCTACGTTTTCCAAATTTATTCTCTCCTCTTCCCTGTATAGTTATATATATTAAAATAGCGACCGATTTTAACATAAATAGTATATGTAATTAGTAGGAGAATGCTTAGACAATGGAAACGAAATAGACTTCAAAAATTTTACAATTGAAACTTCTCTTTAATCATTTCCGCTACTTCTTTTGCACTCAAATACGTGTTATTAATTTTTATATACTCTTCTTTTTCAATTTCACCATGAAGAGAGTTTAATCTATGCTTTTTCATCGTCTCTTTCAAATTATTTTGAGACCACTCAATATCTCTTTTTTTCGGTTTATGTTCTAATCTATTCGGACTTTTATTCCGTTCTAATCTTTCATCTAATTCCGCTTCCAGCTCTATAAAATACACTGTCCCACCTTTTGATTCAAAAATACTTTCTACATAATGTATATAATCCCAATCCGATTGGAGGTCAAATGCCCATATATACGTAAAAATCATTCCAGATAAATCACTTTTAGATACTTCTTCAAATATTTCATTACGAAATAAACTTACTAGCCTTTTTGCTTCTGTCGTACTGTAATCAAAAATTGGACTTACTAAATCAATTGTCATGTGGTTATGAAAAAGTTTTAAACCGGTTAATGTTGCTAATTCTTGACCCACTGTCATTTTCCCAACTGCTTGTGGGCCAAATATTAATATAAGTTTCATTTATTTCCCTCCGATCTTTCTCTATAAACAATTACATAAAATTAAAAATAAGGCAGCCGATTTTTAATCGATTGCCTTATTTTTTTATTCATAGTATTAGTTCTATTCTTTTCGCACAGCTTCAAAAGTAAACATTTGATTTGCATTTGACGGTTCGTTTTTATAAGCATATTCAGCAGAGCAAGTAATATTAGAGAAACCTATACTTTCTAACAGAAGTTTAAACTCTTCTATTCCATACCAACGTACCGCAAAGCGTTGTAGTTCTGTTTGTACTAACTGTCCTTTACTCCACTTTTCATATTTCAAATATGATACAGTAACTTGGTTCAGCCAATCTATTTCAATTGATTTATTTTCTAATGTGATTCCGTCTCCGCTCGGCAAAGAAAAAGTCGATGTATGAATTTCCCCAGTCTTCCAGTCATACGGAAGCATAATATCTACGATTAATCGTCCGCCTGGATTAAGATGTTCATAAAAATATTTCAATGCGTTTATAGAATCGACACGATTTTCAATTAAACAAAAAGATCCAGTAGGAATGATAATTGCCTCATATTTATGCGGAAGTGATAATTGTTGCAAGCTTCCTTCATATAAATTAGGATGTAAGCCTCTCTCTTTACAGCGCTTACGGCAAGAATCTAGCATTTCAGGTGAATAATCTATCCCATCTACTGTAAAACCAGCCTCTAGAAGTGGAATGATGACACGCCCTGAACCTACTGCAGCTTCGAGGATTCTTCCTCTACAATCTTTTAAACGTTCTTTGTAATACTCAATATCACCATTCAAAGAATAACCGACTGGTTTTGTGTAATCATACAGTTCCGTACAAAGTGTACTATAAAAACTAAACATTTATTTTCTCCTCCGTTTTTACGTACGGAAGATTTCAATTCAACTAATCTTCCTGTACCTCGAATTTTAATGAGATTTTGAAAGAGCTGACTGTCATAATATATCACTCACTTTCCATAGAATATAATGATATTGTATTACATAACCTTCCAATTTGAAATATAAAAATTAAAAATTCAGACTGTAAATTAAAGAGCTTACTTTAGTAAGCTCTTTAGAAAAAATATTTATTTCACAATCGGCAATGTCACTTCACTTAATTTCACTGTAAGTTTCGTTCCAGCTTTCGGTCTAATTGTATAATCATAATCACTTGCAATTAAAACAACTCCGATTTGATGCCCCACTTTAAATACATAATCATCTGGCTGCATGTCCCATGTAAATGTATAATCTTTGCCCGGTTGAATCGCCGTTGAATTTTCTATACTCTTTAAGTTTTGTGGATCCATCCAGCCTCTCGTTACGATTTCCGGCTTCGCTCCTCCATAGTCAACAAGTAATGCTGTTAAATTTGATACAGATTGATCAATATTTCCTGTAATTGAAATCTTTGGTATACCACTTATACGCGTATCTTTTTGCAGTACAGGCATTGTATATACTAATCGATTGGCTACTTCTAATTCTGGGTTTGCTACTAATTGATTTGATTTTATTTGTGCATCATCTACGAATGAGAAAACTTTATTAACCGATCCCATACTTAGTCGCAAATTGACTGATTTATTACTTAAATACATACGGATTTTTGAAGGTACAGCCGCTGGATCTGGCCAATTTTTTATCTTTTGCCACGATTTATTTTCTCTTTGCACATCAACCATTGGTTCATCCATAATTCCATTTTCAATTCCGTACAACCAATAATCTAACCATTTATTTTGTGTTTGCTGCCAGTTATTACTTGATGTTCATTATATCAATAGCTACAAAAATTAATAATCAAAAGTATATTCTATATCTAGCTTCCCATCTTGATAAAACACTATTTTTTTTATTAGTTTCTGAAAAGCTTTATGTAAGTCCTGTTCCTCCTGCAACAGCATAAAAGCATCCTGTATATCCTTTGTTTCCCTGTTTTGAATATCTTTATCTTTTAATTTAAGTAATTGAAGTTCCTGAGCTGTCATCTCATCTTCTAATTTCCTGTTTCGATTAACGAAAGTTTCTTTATCAATGAACGAGTCCATGTAAAGTTCTAATAGTTTTTCTTTTTTACTCCCCAGCTGTTTAATCGTCTTTTTTGATTTTGCTATTTTTTCTTGCAGCTTGTCCTTAATTTGTGCAACTAATCTAGTTTCAATATACTCCTGCTTTTGTTTTAATCGTTCTAAGATTAAATTACGAAAATCTTCATATCGGACTGGTATATGATTTATACATGTCCCGTACGCCTTATACGTCGAACATTTCATATACACGCGCTCATATTTACTGCGTACTCCAGCATAAATTGCTCTTACTCTTTTACCACAGTGTGCACACCATACTATTCCCCGAAACTCATTACGATAATCTGATTTTGTTTTTTTATCCTTCACGCCACTTACTGGATTTATACGTTCCCATTGTTCTTTTGAAATTATAGCATCATGGTGATTTTCAAATACTAACCACTTCTCTTTAGGGTTTTTAACGGTTTTCTTTTTACCATCAACTTTTACTGTTTTATATTTGTGCATTACATGTTCACCGGTATATAAAGAGTTAGTGACTATTGTTTTTACAGATGCCTCAGACCATAAGTTTCCGAATCTTGTCCTGCATCCCTTTTTATTTAAGTTATTAGCAATCATACGATATCCTCGTCCGTCTTCATACCAGTCAAACATTTCCTTAACAAGGAGCGCTTCCTCCTCATTAATTATTAATTTTTTATCAATACGATCATAACCAAAAGGAATGGTTCCTGTATGCTCCCCACGTCTTACTTTAGCACTTAATGCTGCTGAGATGGATGTTGATAATGTCTTAGGGAGTTGCGCAGCAAACATCGCATATATCTCGAATTTCATATCATTATTACC from Bacillus cereus G9842 includes the following:
- a CDS encoding ankyrin repeat domain-containing protein; the protein is MEHLQSIAQAVISGHKGKVVKFIKASPSIVNECSEDGWTPLHLAAYFGQKEIASFLLESGADIHSRAKNENENTPLQAAIANKQSELVAFLIEKGSNVNIMQSGGWTGLHEAALLGNEEIIMLLLKNGANKMIKKNDGKTAYDIALEKGYDHLLHHLKQEVNL
- a CDS encoding DJ-1/PfpI family protein gives rise to the protein MMNKWSVGIFLFNEVEVLDFAGPFEVFSVTEVNEEKPFTVYTVSENGEMITARNGLKVQPDYSIENLPPVDILIIPGGLGARKYEIKNEIVIKWIRQQMKEVKLMTSVCTGALLLAKAGLLEGLKATTHWASIEKFKNEFQNVEVIENVKFVDEGHIITSAGISAGINMAFHIVKNLLGVHVAEDTAKRMEYDISLPN
- a CDS encoding aldo/keto reductase; translated protein: MHYRTLGNTGITVSEIGFGAWAIGGDEWGPVNDKQFITAIKKAIECGVNFIDTADVYGLGHSEKLVATAIKGHRNDIILSTKGGLIGHHYDTNGVPVYDTPEKIIAVFETSLQRLQTDYIDLYFCHIWWHNRRETEAFLRAFDILKRDGKVRAVGVSTHDLQYIHHFNNNNEIDIVQLDYNILNRKPEKDILPFLQEKNLGAVIRGPLKMGILTGKFTNKTIFPDGDLRKDWPNETWFQEDLQTVEKLRLLSKKNQTLGQLALRYVLSHPAVSVVIPGAKSGTQAQENANASVRPILSDEELNYIHSI
- a CDS encoding FtsB family cell division protein: MRKLKRVNVPNIPEQLSQPSDKRRINKKKLRRLILMVLFIAATTLYVQYILTKQQEVIDKKKGTITDQKEQLVSLKKDKDSLKTNIENLTDDEEEILKFARKEYQFSKSNETIFVMPK
- a CDS encoding recombinase family protein, which translates into the protein MRYAVYVRVSTDKDEQVSSVENQVDICRYWIEKNGYEWDQNAVYFDDGISGTAWLERHAMQLILQKVRKNELDTVVFKSIHRLARDLKDALEIKEILLGHGVRLVTIEEGYDSYYEGNNDMKFEIYAMFAAQLPKTLSTSISAALSAKVRRGEHTGTIPFGYDRIDKKLIINEEEALLVKEMFDWYEDGRGYRMIANNLNKKGCRTRFGNLWSEASVKTIVTNSLYTGEHVMHKYKTVKVDGKKKTVKNPKEKWLVFENHHDAIISKEQWERINPVSGVKDKKTKSDYRNEFRGIVWCAHCGKRVRAIYAGVRSKYERVYMKCSTYKAYGTCINHIPVRYEDFRNLILERLKQKQEYIETRLVAQIKDKLQEKIAKSKKTIKQLGSKKEKLLELYMDSFIDKETFVNRNRKLEDEMTAQELQLLKLKDKDIQNRETKDIQDAFMLLQEEQDLHKAFQKLIKKIVFYQDGKLDIEYTFDY
- a CDS encoding class I SAM-dependent methyltransferase, producing the protein MFSFYSTLCTELYDYTKPVGYSLNGDIEYYKERLKDCRGRILEAAVGSGRVIIPLLEAGFTVDGIDYSPEMLDSCRKRCKERGLHPNLYEGSLQQLSLPHKYEAIIIPTGSFCLIENRVDSINALKYFYEHLNPGGRLIVDIMLPYDWKTGEIHTSTFSLPSGDGITLENKSIEIDWLNQVTVSYLKYEKWSKGQLVQTELQRFAVRWYGIEEFKLLLESIGFSNITCSAEYAYKNEPSNANQMFTFEAVRKE
- a CDS encoding DUF3870 domain-containing protein; the protein is MYASNTIYIVGDAKAPQNNPITEKFKSYFVAFVLVKDTGEIVDVDCSATIALTSQFVKYLFLHKNINDPALVMEVKNRYFGSSQKALLVALKDAQKKYNQIAALSTQS
- a CDS encoding AAA family ATPase; this encodes MKLILIFGPQAVGKMTVGQELATLTGLKLFHNHMTIDLVSPIFDYSTTEAKRLVSLFRNEIFEEVSKSDLSGMIFTYIWAFDLQSDWDYIHYVESIFESKGGTVYFIELEAELDERLERNKSPNRLEHKPKKRDIEWSQNNLKETMKKHRLNSLHGEIEKEEYIKINNTYLSAKEVAEMIKEKFQL
- a CDS encoding dipeptide epimerase → MNKMKITDVKVNRRRVKLHTPFKTALRTVTEIESIDVYIHTDEGVIGKGAAAATPVITGDFTSGIEEAILGPMRSCLIGQDIIQFQQLLQRIQMSCIRNSSAKAAVDIALYDVYCQYQKVPLYALLGGKKEIYTDITVSVDEPVLMAKEAKKHIEKGFQTLKIKVGKEAHLDLERIEAIRNVVPRNTTLRLDANQGWSPKEAVSIIQGMENRNLNIEFIEQPVHAKDWDGLKYVKDRVQTPIMADESIFSASDALKLVQGRYADLINIKLMKCGGIREAWRIADIAETAGVKCMVGSMMESSLSVSAVAHLAAAHPNIHYFDLDAPLWLMEEPEGMTYSGSKVNLQSTVNSKS